From the genome of Euwallacea similis isolate ESF13 chromosome 24, ESF131.1, whole genome shotgun sequence, one region includes:
- the DCP2 gene encoding m7GpppN-mRNA hydrolase, which yields MSEEDRLLRTIKHTIPFDVLNDVLTRFIILVPEAAKENLIRICFQIELAHWFYLDFYVGNDDRCKTCSIYEFAAHVFQHIPSLKSEIPRLGEILCEWREYKQNVPTYGAIILSEGLTHVLLVQSYWAKASWGFPKGKVNEDEDPAHCAIREVYEETGFDITAYLNQDEYFESVINDQLARLYIIKNVPKSTEFKPRTRCEIKACSWFAISDLPNNKKDSTPKVKMGVSSNSFFMVLPFIKRIKNICSGQSSATRRNRQKSTSDVDTVGKGKTKAKNDIDEVKSVKKRERRHSKRQLFTEDDNRIVEFTAPSWLNFKFNRMAILECLR from the exons ATGTCAGAAGAAGACAGATTATTGAGAACCATTAAACACACGATTCCATTTGACGTTCTGAATGATGTTTTAAC ACGGTTTATTATTCTTGTTCCTGAAGCTGCCAAAGAGAATCTCATTCGTATCTGTTTTCAAATAGAATTGGCTCATTGGTTTTACTTGGACTTTTATGTGGGTAATGACGATCGTTGTAAGACTTGCAGCATTTATGAATTTGCAGCACATGTTTTTCAg cATATTCCTTCTCTGAAATCAGAAATACCAAGACTTGGCGAAATTTTATGCGAGTGGCGAGAGTATAAACAAAATGTTCCTACATATGGTGCCATTATCTTGTCAGAAGGATTAACTCATGTCTTGTTAGTTCAGAGCTATTGGGCAAAAGCATCTTGGGGATTCCCAAAAG GAAAAGTAAACGAGGATGAAGATCCAGCACATTGCGCTATTCGGGAAGTTTACGAAGAGACTGGCTTCGATATCACTGCTTATTTAAACCAGGACGAATACTTCGAATCGGTCATCAATGACCAACTGGCTAGGCTTTACATAATCAAAAACGTCCCGAAATCGACGGAATTTAAGCCTCGCACCCGTTGTGAAATAAAAGCATGCAGTTGGTTTGCAATTTCGGATTTGCCAAACAACAAGAAAGATTCTACTCCGAAAGTAAAAATGGGCGTTAGCTCCAACTCTTTCTTCATGGTGCTGCCATTTATAAAGCGCATAAAAAACATCTGCAGTGGACAGAGTAGTGCCACGAGACGAAATCGGCAAAAGTCTACAAGCGACGTTGATACCGTTGGTAAAGGTAAAAccaaagcaaaaaatgataTTGATGAGGTTAAAAGCGTCAAAAAACGCGAGAGAAGACATAGTAAAAGGCAGCTATTTACTGAAGATGATAATCGGATTGTTGAGTTCACTGCTCCATCTTggttgaatttcaaattcaatcgGATGGCGATACTGGAGTGTTTGCGCTGA